CGCATATCCATCAATGGAGAGGATGAGGCCGAGGCGATGGAGACTCTCGGCGGACTGATCGAAGATGGTTTCGGCGAAGACTGAAATAGTTCCCGACACCTTTCTGGTCGGAATCGGCGTCTCGCCGGGGATCGCCATCGGACAGGCGCATCTGCTCAGCCGTGCCCGCATGGCCGCCATCGAACGTTCGATCGATCCGAGCGACGTCGATGCCGAAGTCGCCGCCTTCGAGGAGGCGGTCGAACAGTCTCGGCGCCAGCTCGAGGAAGTCAAGCGCAAGATCGCGGTACAGCATCCCGAGGAGCATCTCTACATCATCGACACCCACCTGATGATGCTCAACGACCAGATGCTCCACGACGAGACGGTGCATGGCATCCGCGACCGGCTGCTCAACGCCGAAGGCGCCCTCAAGCGGGCCCTCGACCGGTTCCGCTCGGTCTTCGCCAACATCGAGGACGAGTATCTGCGCGACCGGGCCGGCGATGTCGAGTCGATCGGCGAACGGCTGCTGCGCAACCTGATGGGCGAGTCGCGCCAGGAGCTGTCGCAGCTCGATCACAAGGCCATCGTCGTGGCGCATGACCTTTCGCCGGCCGAGACCATGCAGATCGACCGGGACAAGGTGCTCGGTTTCGTTACCGATGTCGGCGGCCGCACCTCCCATACCGCCATTGTCGCCCGGTCGCTGGGCATACCGGCCGTCGTCGGTCTCGAGAACGTGACGGCCATGGTTCCAGGCGGCACCCCGATGATTATCGATGGCGGCGCCGGCACGGTCATTCTCAACCCGACCGAATCGACCTTCAGGGAGTACCTGCAGAAGAAGCAGCGCTACGAGTATTTCGAGAAGGAGCTGCTCAGCTACCGCACCCTGCCGGCCGAGACGCCGGACGGCCACCGGCTGATTCTGCGCGGCAATGTCGAGTTGCCCATCGAGGTCGACCAGGTCAGGGAACAGGGCGCCGAGGGGATCGGACTCTATCGGTCGGAGTTCCTCTTTTTCGGCCGGCTGACGCCTCCGGACGAAGAAGAGCAGTACCAGGCCTACCGGCAGCTGATCGAAAGTGTTGCCCCGCACGAGGTCACCATCCGCACCCTCGATGTTGGCGGTGACAAGTTCGTTCCCGACATCAACCTTGCGGACGAGGCCAACCCGGCTCTCGGCCTGCGGGGTGTTCGTTTTTCGCTCGCCGATCGCAGTCTGTTCAAGACGCAGTTGCGGGCGATTCTGCGGGCCTCGGTCCACGGTCCGGTGCGGGTCATGTTCCCCATGGTGAGCGGAGTGGCCGAGGTGCGGGGTTGCCGCGCCATGCTCGAGGAGGCGAAGGACGAACTCAAATCCGAGGGCCTGCTGTTCGACGATCGTCTGGCGGCCGGCATCATGGTCGAAACCCCGGCAGCGGCCTTCATCGCCGACCAGCTTGCCGAGGAGGTCGATTTCTTTTCGGTCGGCACCAACGATCTGGTGCAGTACTGTCTGGCGGTTGATCGCGGCAACGAGCACGTCGCCTATCTGTACGAACCGCTGCATCCGGCCATTCTCAGGGCGTTGCGGATGGTTTGCGAGGCGGGGAGAAGGGCCGGCATCAGTGTTGCCATGTGCGGTGAGATGGCGTCCGAATCCCTCTACCTGCCGATTCTGCTCGGGCTTGGATTTACCGAGCTGTCGATGAACGCGCCCTGCATTCCACGGGTCAAACGCATCGTCCGGCAGGTCCGCAGAAGCGAGGCCGAGGAGCTGTTGGCGGCGGCGCTCGAGATGAAGACCGCGACCGAGGTCGCCGCTTTTCTCGAACAGGAGATGGCCAGTCGCTTTCCCGGTATATACGGTACAACCAACATCTGAGACGGTTGCAACGCGCTGCTTGACACGGCAGGGCACTCATCCCTAGAATAGCGCGCCTGTTTTCCGGCACAGCAATGAAGGAGGAATTCCGTCCATGGCCATGACCGACTTTCTGTTTACCTCGGAATCCGTGAGTGAAGGGCATCCCGACAAGGTTGCCGACCAGATTTCCGACGCCATTCTCGACGCCATCCTCGAGCAGGACACCAAGGCGCGCGTCGCCTGTGAGACGCTGGTGACCACCGGCATGGCCATCATCGCCGGCGAGATTACTACCTCGGCCTATGTCGACATGCCCGACATCGTGCGCAGGACGATCAAGGAGATCGGTTACGATGACTCGTCGATGGGCTTCGATTACGAGACCTGCGCCGTGCTGACCAGCATCGACCGGCAGTCGCCCGATATCGCCCAGGGGGTGACTGAGGGCGAGGGGCTGTTCAAGGAGCAGGGCGCCGGCGACCAGGGGCTGATGTTCGGCTATGCCTGCAACGAGACTCCCGAGCTGATGCCGATGCCGATCATGTTCGCCCACAAACTGACCAAGCGGCTGGCCGATGTTCGCAAGAGCGGGCTGCTCACTTTTCTGCGTCCCGACAGCAAGTCGCAGGTTTCGATCCAGTACATCAACGATCGGCCGGTGCGGGTCGATACCGTGGTCGTCTCCACGCAGCATACGCCCGACGTCACCTACGAGACGCTCAAGGAAGGGATCATCGAGGAGGTGGTGAAGAGGGTCATCCCCGCTGATCTGCTCGACGAAAAGACCAAGTTCTTCATCAATCCGACGGGGCGCTTCGTCGTCGGCGGCCCGATGGGCGATTGCGGCCTGACCGGTCGCAAGATCATTGTTGACACCTATGGCGGTCAGGGATCGCACGGCGGCGGCGCCTTTTCCGGAAAGGATCCTTCCAAGGTCGACCGCAGCGCGTCCTACATGGCGCGCTACGTGGCCAAGAACATTGTTGCCGCCGGTCTGGCCGACAAGTGCGAGGTCCAGGTCGCCTACGCCATTGGCGTCGCCAAGCCGGTTTCGGTGATGATCAACACTTTCGGTACCGGCAAGATTCCGTCCAACGAAATCGCCCGCATCGCCCTGGACGAGTTCGACATGACGCCGCGGGGGATCATCGAAACCCTCGATCTGCTCCGTCCCATCTACCACAAGACGGCGGCCTACGGGCATTTCGGCCGGGAACTGCCGGAATTCACCTGGGAACGGACCGACCGGGTCGAGTCCCTGCGCAGCAGGGCAGGTCTCTGACCAAAAAGGCGGACCGTACGGCCCGCCTTTTTTCTCACCTGCGGGAGACACCACGGGGAAGCCTGGATGGAGCTGTCCATTGTCGTTCCCGTCCTCAACGAGGCGGCCATCCTGACGCAGTTCGTCGACCGGCTTCGCCGGCAGCGGGGAATCGCCTTCGAACTGCTGCTCTGCGACGGCGGCTCGACGGACGGAACGCCACAGCTCGCCGCGCGGCTGGCCGCGGAAGTCTCCTGGCCCTGCCGGCTGATCCGCAGCCCCAGAGGGCGGGGATTTCAGCTCAACGCCGGTGCCGACGCCGCCCGGGGAGAACTGCTGCTCTTTCTGCACGTCGACAGCGCCTTCGCATCGGACGACGCCCTGCGCCGGGCCTGCGATGTCTATTGCGCGGCGCGGGCGGCATCGCCGTGGCCTGTCGGCGGGCATTTCCGGCTTCGCTTCACCGACGCGCCAGCGGAGTTTCTGGTGCGGATGCGCTACTGGGAGATCAAGGCCGGCCTGGACCGCCCCGGCTGCACACACGGCGACCAGGGTTTTCTGCTCGACCGGGCGGTCTTCGCGCGGTTCGGTCCCTTCGACACCGATCTGCCGGTCTTCGAGGATACCCGGTTCGCCGAGCGGCTGCGTCGCCAGGGACGCTGGCTGCTGCTGCCGGTCCCCCTGCTGACCTCGGCCAGGCGATTCGTCAGCGAAGGGCTGAGCGAACGCCAGACCCTGAACGCCCTGCTCATGGCCTGCCACGCCATCGGCTGGCATGACTTTTTCGCGCTCGCCGGTGATGTCTACCGCCAGCAGGCGGCCACGGACCGGCTGCGACTCGGCCCCTACGTCGAACTGATCCGGCACCGGTTCGCCGCCATGCCCCGGCGACAGCGGTGGCGGCTGTGGTATCGCACCGGCCGCTTCGTTCGCGCCAACGCCTGGCAGCTGCTGCTGGCCTGGA
This portion of the Geothermobacter ehrlichii genome encodes:
- the ptsP gene encoding phosphoenolpyruvate--protein phosphotransferase, encoding MVSAKTEIVPDTFLVGIGVSPGIAIGQAHLLSRARMAAIERSIDPSDVDAEVAAFEEAVEQSRRQLEEVKRKIAVQHPEEHLYIIDTHLMMLNDQMLHDETVHGIRDRLLNAEGALKRALDRFRSVFANIEDEYLRDRAGDVESIGERLLRNLMGESRQELSQLDHKAIVVAHDLSPAETMQIDRDKVLGFVTDVGGRTSHTAIVARSLGIPAVVGLENVTAMVPGGTPMIIDGGAGTVILNPTESTFREYLQKKQRYEYFEKELLSYRTLPAETPDGHRLILRGNVELPIEVDQVREQGAEGIGLYRSEFLFFGRLTPPDEEEQYQAYRQLIESVAPHEVTIRTLDVGGDKFVPDINLADEANPALGLRGVRFSLADRSLFKTQLRAILRASVHGPVRVMFPMVSGVAEVRGCRAMLEEAKDELKSEGLLFDDRLAAGIMVETPAAAFIADQLAEEVDFFSVGTNDLVQYCLAVDRGNEHVAYLYEPLHPAILRALRMVCEAGRRAGISVAMCGEMASESLYLPILLGLGFTELSMNAPCIPRVKRIVRQVRRSEAEELLAAALEMKTATEVAAFLEQEMASRFPGIYGTTNI
- the metK gene encoding methionine adenosyltransferase, whose product is MAMTDFLFTSESVSEGHPDKVADQISDAILDAILEQDTKARVACETLVTTGMAIIAGEITTSAYVDMPDIVRRTIKEIGYDDSSMGFDYETCAVLTSIDRQSPDIAQGVTEGEGLFKEQGAGDQGLMFGYACNETPELMPMPIMFAHKLTKRLADVRKSGLLTFLRPDSKSQVSIQYINDRPVRVDTVVVSTQHTPDVTYETLKEGIIEEVVKRVIPADLLDEKTKFFINPTGRFVVGGPMGDCGLTGRKIIVDTYGGQGSHGGGAFSGKDPSKVDRSASYMARYVAKNIVAAGLADKCEVQVAYAIGVAKPVSVMINTFGTGKIPSNEIARIALDEFDMTPRGIIETLDLLRPIYHKTAAYGHFGRELPEFTWERTDRVESLRSRAGL
- a CDS encoding TIGR04283 family arsenosugar biosynthesis glycosyltransferase, with product MELSIVVPVLNEAAILTQFVDRLRRQRGIAFELLLCDGGSTDGTPQLAARLAAEVSWPCRLIRSPRGRGFQLNAGADAARGELLLFLHVDSAFASDDALRRACDVYCAARAASPWPVGGHFRLRFTDAPAEFLVRMRYWEIKAGLDRPGCTHGDQGFLLDRAVFARFGPFDTDLPVFEDTRFAERLRRQGRWLLLPVPLLTSARRFVSEGLSERQTLNALLMACHAIGWHDFFALAGDVYRQQAATDRLRLGPYVELIRHRFAAMPRRQRWRLWYRTGRFVRANAWQLLLAWNVRRGRWTRATAVDAIESALRRFDRVFDVLTDHGAGHLLAALATRIWLARVGARCR